A genome region from Serinus canaria isolate serCan28SL12 chromosome 19, serCan2020, whole genome shotgun sequence includes the following:
- the BCL7B gene encoding B-cell CLL/lymphoma 7 protein family member B isoform X3, with the protein MTSRREKKWVTVGDTSLRIFKWVPVADSKEKEKSKSSSSTAREPNGFPADTSANSSLLLEFQGAVSADENSNQSSLSDVYQLKVDSSPNSSPSPQQSESMSPAHTSDFRTDDSQPPTLGQETLEEPSLPSSEVADEPPTLTKEEPVPLETQVTEEDEDSGAPPLKRFCADQNSVCHTASES; encoded by the exons GGAGAAGAAGTGGGTGACGGTGGGCGACACGTCCCTGCGGATATTCAAGTGGGTGCCAGTGGCGGACAGTAAGGAG aaagagaaatcaaaatcGAGTAGCAGCACAGCCCGAGAACCCAATGGCTTCCCAGCTGACACCTCTGCCAACTCCTCCCTCCTTCTGGAGTTCCAAG GTGCTGTTTCTGCAGATGAGAACAGCAACCAGAGCTCCCTGTCTGATGTATACCAGCTCAAGGTGGACAGCAGTCCCAACTCCAGCCCCAGTCCTCAGCAGAGTGAGTCCATGAGTCCTGCCCACACGTCTGACTTCCGCACAGACGACTCGCAGCCTCCTACCCTGGGGCAGGAGACCCTGGAAG agccctccctgccttcctcagaAGTGGCAGATGAGCCTCCCACTCTCACAAAGGAAGAGCCAGTCCCCCTTGAGACTCAG GTAACTGAAGAGGATGAGGACTCTGGTGCGCCACCTCTGAAGAGATTTTGTGCTGACCAGAACTCTGTGTGCCACACAGCCTCGGAGAGCTAA